A single Calidifontibacter indicus DNA region contains:
- a CDS encoding DUF4357 domain-containing protein yields the protein MLSGSVVVPEWHGVGKAASTQKAYASYRAHHEGLLADGSIVVENGAGRVTRDIVFSSPSTAGAVALGRSCNGRVEWVSPDGHTFGAWESRGVE from the coding sequence ATGCTGAGCGGCTCCGTCGTCGTGCCCGAGTGGCACGGGGTCGGCAAGGCGGCCAGCACTCAGAAGGCGTACGCCAGCTACCGCGCGCACCACGAGGGCCTCCTGGCCGATGGCTCGATCGTCGTGGAGAACGGCGCAGGTCGAGTGACCCGCGACATCGTCTTCTCGTCACCCTCCACCGCGGGTGCTGTCGCGCTCGGTCGCTCCTGCAACGGCCGCGTCGAATGGGTGTCACCGGACGGACATACATTTGGTGCGTGGGAGAGCCGGGGAGTCGAATGA
- a CDS encoding GIY-YIG nuclease family protein, with translation MNGKQVKLFLVDGTPGGLTTAEITNWTGHVLSARRSDLADLLRREEAERTGVYLLLGEDETAVGDTRCYFGEADVVAARLRSHAKDKAFWNQVVVITSKDTNLTKSHGRYLESRLIELATQAGRVTVENGTAPADTSPTGSGRVRHAVLPRSAPDRPACVGSERDPGSLGANRRCAVSTEPVANLRLAECPSGR, from the coding sequence GTGAACGGCAAGCAAGTGAAGCTGTTCCTCGTCGACGGCACCCCGGGTGGGCTGACGACGGCCGAGATCACCAACTGGACCGGTCACGTCCTATCTGCCCGGCGCTCGGACCTGGCTGACCTGCTCCGGCGCGAGGAAGCCGAGCGCACCGGCGTCTACCTCCTGCTCGGTGAGGACGAGACCGCTGTCGGCGACACCCGCTGCTATTTCGGCGAGGCCGACGTCGTCGCTGCTCGGCTGCGTAGCCATGCCAAGGACAAGGCGTTCTGGAACCAGGTTGTGGTGATTACCTCCAAGGACACCAACCTGACGAAGTCGCACGGCAGGTATCTGGAGTCGCGGCTGATCGAGCTCGCGACCCAGGCGGGACGAGTCACCGTTGAGAACGGCACCGCCCCCGCCGACACCTCGCCTACCGGAAGCGGACGCGTCCGACATGCAGTACTTCCTCGGTCAGCTCCAGATCGTCCTGCCTGTGTTGGGAGTGAACGCGATCCGGGTTCGCTCGGCGCGAACCGACGATGCGCAGTCAGCACCGAGCCAGTCGCCAATCTTCGCCTTGCGGAATGCCCGTCAGGGCGTTGA
- a CDS encoding restriction endonuclease subunit S: MRVSEPCLVIGRKGNVGQTHLMIDGSWPTDTTYYVLMRDDIDPKFLQYQLISRDLRRLDSSTATPSLRRQDLESVPLTKPRLAEQRRIVEVLEDHLSRLDAAADYVSAAARRTTAMVASARQRLVIEASVSAATLTVGQLATVGTGTTPSRSASNYYDNGDIPWVTSGDLSQGTLIGAKQFVTDVALAETSLKLYPAGTLLVAMYGEGKTRGTVAELGIPATINQACAAIQVNDEHLRPWVRAVLEANYASMRRLAAGGVQPNLNLSLVRRISIPLPSAADRERLLAHTSTVLEAAASLHRRTHTVSLRQAALRRAVLAAAFNGKLTGHRTDDEVIEEQAEAMA; the protein is encoded by the coding sequence ATCCGGGTTAGTGAGCCATGCCTTGTTATCGGCCGGAAGGGAAACGTCGGCCAGACGCATCTCATGATTGACGGCTCGTGGCCGACGGACACCACGTACTACGTGTTGATGCGGGATGACATCGATCCCAAGTTCCTTCAGTACCAGTTGATTTCGCGGGACCTTCGCCGACTCGATAGCTCCACCGCCACCCCGAGCCTGCGACGCCAAGACCTCGAATCCGTCCCACTGACGAAGCCACGCTTGGCGGAGCAGCGGCGGATCGTCGAGGTCCTCGAAGACCACCTCTCTCGCCTCGACGCAGCAGCGGATTATGTGTCCGCCGCAGCACGCCGAACGACAGCCATGGTCGCCTCGGCCAGGCAACGCCTCGTGATCGAGGCCTCCGTTTCGGCGGCCACATTGACGGTCGGCCAACTGGCAACTGTCGGAACTGGCACCACGCCTTCGCGCTCCGCGTCGAACTATTACGACAACGGCGACATCCCATGGGTAACGAGCGGCGACCTGTCGCAGGGCACTCTGATTGGCGCAAAACAGTTCGTCACCGATGTTGCACTTGCAGAAACCAGCCTGAAGCTGTACCCGGCTGGGACGCTGCTCGTCGCTATGTACGGCGAGGGTAAAACGCGCGGGACCGTTGCAGAACTGGGCATTCCTGCGACCATCAATCAGGCGTGCGCAGCGATCCAGGTGAACGACGAGCACCTCAGACCATGGGTCCGCGCCGTTCTCGAGGCGAACTACGCGTCCATGCGTCGGCTGGCTGCAGGAGGTGTCCAGCCAAACCTGAACCTTTCCCTAGTGAGACGCATCTCCATCCCGCTACCGTCCGCGGCAGATCGTGAGCGACTCCTCGCCCATACTTCAACCGTCCTAGAGGCGGCCGCCTCACTGCATCGCCGTACTCATACAGTGTCTCTGCGTCAGGCAGCGCTCCGCCGCGCCGTCCTCGCCGCCGCGTTCAACGGCAAGCTCACCGGCCACCGCACCGACGACGAGGTCATCGAGGAACAGGCAGAGGCAATGGCGTGA
- a CDS encoding IS1380 family transposase, which yields MKRTLWSSGLSVSGDGVGVVAHAGSVGLRLLADRTGLTGGLAAAMARHSFTPVHDRGRVLVDVAVMIADGGEAIADIDVLRHQSCVLGPVASPPTVWRTLDEVTPGRLKKIAIARARTRRHVWAHLPGGVPASQVAGTDLGATVVLDVDATIVITHSEKQNAAATFKRTFGFHPLGVWCDNTSEFLAAKLRAGNAGSNTTADHIEVLTEAMAQIPGTHRKKLLIRSDGAGASHGLLDWLTEQGQIRGRSLEYSIGFAVTEKIRDAIRLVPQQVWSPATNADGGVREGGDVAELTGLLDLSGWPAGMRVIVRRERPHPGAQLSLFEETDGWRYQAFVTNTSTGQLALLEARHRAHARVEDRIRHAKDTGLGRFPSREFGINSAWLTLTMIAADLVAWTRLIAFTADAEVLATCEPKALRYRLLHVPARLIHGQRRRRLKIAETWPWAAAIVAVFANIAAIPWPA from the coding sequence GTGAAGCGTACTTTGTGGTCCAGTGGGTTGTCCGTGTCCGGTGATGGTGTCGGCGTGGTGGCCCACGCGGGGAGTGTCGGACTTCGTCTGTTGGCCGACCGAACCGGCCTGACGGGTGGTCTCGCCGCAGCGATGGCGCGCCACTCGTTCACCCCGGTCCACGACCGTGGCCGGGTCCTGGTCGATGTCGCGGTGATGATCGCTGATGGTGGTGAGGCGATCGCCGACATCGACGTGCTGCGTCACCAGTCGTGCGTGCTCGGTCCGGTCGCCTCGCCACCGACGGTGTGGCGCACCTTGGACGAAGTCACGCCCGGTCGGCTGAAGAAGATCGCCATCGCGCGGGCACGCACCCGCCGCCACGTGTGGGCCCACCTGCCTGGTGGGGTGCCCGCAAGCCAGGTCGCCGGGACCGATCTCGGTGCCACCGTCGTGCTCGACGTGGACGCCACGATCGTGATCACCCACTCCGAGAAACAGAACGCTGCGGCCACGTTCAAACGGACCTTCGGGTTCCACCCGCTCGGCGTATGGTGCGACAACACCAGCGAGTTCCTCGCGGCGAAACTACGGGCCGGGAACGCCGGGTCGAACACGACAGCCGATCACATCGAGGTCCTGACCGAGGCGATGGCCCAGATCCCCGGCACCCACCGTAAGAAGCTGTTGATCCGTTCCGATGGTGCGGGCGCATCCCATGGGCTGCTGGACTGGCTCACCGAACAAGGTCAGATCCGTGGCCGCAGCCTGGAGTACTCGATCGGATTCGCGGTCACCGAGAAGATCCGCGACGCGATCAGGCTGGTCCCGCAGCAGGTGTGGTCGCCCGCGACGAACGCGGACGGCGGGGTGCGCGAGGGTGGTGACGTCGCCGAACTGACCGGGCTGCTGGACCTGAGCGGTTGGCCGGCCGGGATGCGGGTGATCGTGCGCCGTGAACGGCCGCATCCCGGTGCGCAGCTGTCGCTGTTCGAGGAGACCGACGGGTGGCGCTACCAAGCCTTCGTCACCAACACCAGCACCGGGCAGCTCGCGCTCCTCGAAGCGCGGCACCGGGCTCATGCCCGGGTCGAGGACCGGATCCGGCACGCCAAGGACACGGGCCTGGGTCGGTTCCCCTCGCGTGAGTTCGGCATCAACAGCGCGTGGTTGACGTTGACCATGATCGCGGCGGATCTGGTCGCCTGGACCCGCCTGATCGCGTTCACCGCCGACGCCGAGGTCCTGGCTACATGCGAACCGAAAGCGTTGCGGTACAGGCTTCTTCACGTCCCCGCCCGGCTCATCCACGGTCAGCGACGACGACGGTTGAAGATCGCTGAAACGTGGCCCTGGGCGGCCGCAATCGTCGCGGTCTTCGCGAACATCGCCGCCATCCCGTGGCCAGCCTGA
- a CDS encoding DEAD/DEAH box helicase family protein, translating into MNAPQGDEARLAAEARARVLIDRQLADAGWVVQDKKALNLFAAQGVACREVTMKYGHGRADYLLYVDQRVVGVIEAKPQGTTLSGVEWQSAMYAEGLPADVRLKALTRDGRLPFVFEASGTETHFTNGYDPDARSRQVFAFPQPATLARIIRDAEADESAPTWRAKVRHLPELDTSALRPAQITAITGVEQSLAAQHFDRSLVQMATGAGKTYTAVTLAYRLLKFGGFKRILFLVDRNNLADQTIAEFQNYRTPGDGRRFTEIYNVDKLTRAGMLDSSNVVVSTIQRVYKGLQGEEVTPDDDPGLDDFVPDSPVTVAYSPQLPPETFDLVVVDEAHRSIYGVWRGVLEYFDAHVVGLTATPGKQTFAFFRQNLVSEYTYPQSVADRVNVDFDVYRIRTEISERGGLIEATTVVPKVDRRTRKQRLEALEEDLEYTNKQLDRAVTAKSQIRLVLETFRERLFTEIFAGRSTVPKTLIFAKDDAHAEEIVTTVREVFGKGNDFAAKITYNAKDPKGQLQAFRTSPSLRIAVTVDMIATGTDVKPLECVFFMRDVRSAQYFEQMKGRGARTIAPADFQSVTPDASGKTRFVIVDAVGVTEHDFVDPPLNREKGVSLKKLLDKAATLSLTEDETATLASRLAKLELDLTPAEREELDDVAGVPVRDIVRGLVDAVDPDTQANAAAGQADPEAAIQRLLDDATRPLAANPELRGRILELRATHDRVIDEVNADTLLSAGGVVDTNRARSVVESWQAYLEQHRDEITAIQLLGEARERRIDFADIQELADRISRPPHNWTTDFIWAAYETIDVGRVRHSDRHTLTDLVSLLRYTVGVDDELVPYADRVRERYVAWLAQQEQAGVNFTETQRWWLDRMVEVIANSAGITAEDLDEAPFTERGGVDGALRDLGDQAADLLENLNAELTA; encoded by the coding sequence ATGAATGCGCCACAGGGGGACGAGGCTCGGCTTGCCGCCGAAGCGCGTGCGCGGGTGTTGATCGATCGTCAGCTGGCTGATGCCGGCTGGGTCGTTCAGGACAAGAAGGCGCTGAATCTTTTCGCCGCGCAGGGTGTCGCTTGCCGCGAGGTCACGATGAAGTACGGGCATGGCCGGGCCGACTACCTGTTGTACGTCGATCAGCGCGTTGTCGGTGTCATCGAAGCGAAGCCGCAGGGCACGACTCTCAGCGGCGTCGAGTGGCAGTCGGCGATGTACGCCGAGGGCCTGCCGGCCGACGTACGGCTCAAGGCGCTCACGCGCGACGGCCGGCTGCCGTTCGTGTTCGAGGCGAGCGGCACCGAAACGCATTTCACGAACGGCTACGACCCGGACGCGAGATCGCGGCAGGTGTTCGCGTTCCCACAGCCGGCGACACTGGCGCGGATCATCCGCGACGCGGAAGCCGACGAGAGCGCGCCGACCTGGCGGGCCAAGGTGCGCCACCTGCCCGAGCTCGACACGTCCGCGTTGCGGCCGGCGCAGATCACCGCGATCACCGGAGTCGAGCAGTCACTCGCAGCCCAACACTTCGACCGATCGTTGGTGCAAATGGCGACCGGCGCGGGCAAGACCTACACCGCAGTCACGCTCGCCTACCGGCTGCTGAAGTTCGGCGGATTCAAACGCATCCTGTTCCTCGTCGACCGCAACAACCTCGCCGACCAGACGATCGCGGAGTTTCAGAACTACCGCACGCCCGGCGACGGACGACGCTTCACCGAGATCTACAACGTCGACAAACTCACCCGTGCGGGAATGCTCGACAGCAGCAACGTCGTCGTCTCCACCATCCAGCGCGTCTACAAGGGCCTGCAGGGCGAGGAAGTCACGCCCGACGACGACCCCGGTCTCGACGACTTCGTGCCCGACTCCCCCGTCACCGTCGCCTACAGCCCACAGCTGCCGCCGGAGACGTTCGACCTGGTCGTTGTCGACGAGGCCCACCGGTCGATCTACGGCGTGTGGCGCGGGGTGCTCGAGTACTTCGACGCTCACGTCGTCGGTCTCACCGCGACACCGGGCAAACAGACGTTCGCGTTCTTCCGGCAGAACCTCGTTTCGGAGTACACCTACCCGCAGTCGGTCGCCGACCGAGTGAACGTCGACTTCGACGTCTACCGGATCCGTACGGAGATCTCCGAGCGCGGCGGCCTGATCGAGGCAACGACCGTCGTGCCGAAGGTCGATCGGCGCACCCGCAAGCAGCGGCTCGAGGCGTTGGAGGAAGACCTTGAATACACCAACAAGCAACTCGACCGAGCGGTGACCGCCAAGTCGCAGATCCGACTCGTGCTCGAGACGTTCCGTGAACGGCTCTTCACCGAGATCTTCGCCGGCCGATCGACCGTGCCGAAGACGCTGATCTTCGCCAAGGACGACGCGCACGCCGAGGAGATCGTCACGACCGTCCGCGAGGTCTTCGGCAAGGGCAACGACTTCGCCGCCAAGATCACGTACAACGCCAAAGACCCCAAGGGTCAGTTGCAGGCGTTCCGCACGTCGCCGAGTCTGCGCATCGCCGTCACCGTCGACATGATCGCCACCGGCACCGACGTGAAGCCGCTGGAATGCGTGTTCTTCATGCGTGACGTGCGGTCGGCGCAGTACTTCGAGCAGATGAAGGGCCGCGGCGCCCGCACCATCGCGCCGGCCGACTTCCAATCGGTCACACCCGACGCGTCGGGCAAAACCCGGTTCGTCATCGTCGACGCGGTCGGCGTCACCGAGCACGACTTCGTCGACCCGCCGCTGAACCGCGAGAAGGGCGTCTCACTTAAGAAGCTCCTCGACAAGGCGGCCACGCTCTCGCTCACTGAAGACGAAACCGCCACTCTCGCTTCGCGATTGGCCAAGCTCGAGCTCGACCTCACCCCGGCCGAGCGGGAGGAACTCGACGATGTCGCGGGCGTGCCTGTGCGTGACATTGTGCGTGGGCTCGTCGACGCGGTCGACCCGGACACGCAGGCCAACGCTGCCGCCGGACAAGCAGATCCGGAGGCCGCGATCCAGCGCCTCCTCGACGATGCGACGCGCCCGCTCGCCGCCAACCCCGAACTGCGCGGCCGCATCCTCGAACTGCGCGCCACCCACGACCGCGTCATCGACGAGGTCAACGCCGACACACTCCTGTCCGCCGGCGGGGTCGTCGACACCAACCGCGCACGGTCGGTCGTCGAGTCGTGGCAGGCCTACCTCGAACAGCACCGCGACGAGATCACGGCCATCCAGCTGCTCGGCGAAGCCCGCGAACGGCGGATCGACTTCGCCGACATCCAGGAACTCGCAGACCGCATCAGCCGACCCCCGCACAACTGGACGACGGACTTCATCTGGGCGGCGTACGAAACCATCGATGTCGGCCGTGTCCGCCACAGCGACCGGCACACCCTCACCGACCTGGTGTCACTGCTGCGCTATACCGTCGGCGTCGATGACGAACTCGTCCCGTACGCCGACCGCGTGCGCGAGCGGTACGTCGCCTGGCTCGCACAGCAAGAGCAAGCGGGCGTGAATTTCACTGAGACACAAAGGTGGTGGCTGGACCGGATGGTCGAAGTGATCGCGAACTCCGCCGGCATCACCGCCGAAGACCTCGACGAAGCGCCCTTCACCGAACGCGGCGGCGTGGACGGTGCCCTGCGCGACCTCGGCGACCAGGCTGCCGATCTCCTGGAGAATCTGAACGCGGAGCTCACCGCGTGA
- a CDS encoding metallophosphoesterase, whose translation MTKSALALGSLGAATLGWSSIVERNWYALREVTVPVLPEGAQPLRVLHLSDLHLVPRQARRISWVQDLARLNPDFVVNTGDNCSDPDAIPSVLKTMAPLMDFPGAYVLGSNDYFAPAPRNPLRYFNQRHRRADEMGQKTLPWRDLVRGFDAGGWTNLTQARTRLQVGELDLELVGVDDPHLKYDDYSAVSAPAATDADLTLGVVHAPYLRVLDAMTADGASMVIAGHTHGGQICVPWYGALVTNCDLGTDRVKGLSRWWSGADNAPSAQAPDDAAWLHVSAGLGHNKYTPIRLACRPEATLMTLVPASR comes from the coding sequence ATGACCAAGTCAGCGCTCGCTCTCGGCTCCCTCGGCGCCGCGACGCTCGGCTGGTCGTCGATCGTCGAGCGCAACTGGTACGCGTTGCGTGAGGTGACGGTGCCGGTGCTGCCCGAGGGCGCGCAGCCGCTACGGGTGCTGCACCTGAGCGACCTGCACCTCGTGCCGCGGCAGGCTCGCCGCATCTCGTGGGTGCAGGACCTCGCGCGCCTCAACCCCGACTTCGTGGTCAACACCGGTGACAACTGCTCCGACCCCGACGCGATCCCGTCGGTGTTGAAGACGATGGCGCCGCTGATGGACTTCCCGGGTGCCTACGTGCTCGGCTCGAACGACTACTTCGCGCCGGCCCCGCGCAACCCGCTGCGCTACTTCAACCAGCGGCATCGCCGAGCCGACGAGATGGGCCAGAAGACGCTGCCGTGGCGCGACCTCGTCCGCGGGTTCGACGCGGGCGGTTGGACCAACTTGACCCAGGCCCGCACCCGGCTCCAGGTCGGCGAACTCGACCTCGAACTCGTCGGCGTCGACGACCCGCACCTGAAGTACGACGACTACTCGGCCGTCTCCGCCCCCGCCGCGACGGACGCCGATCTCACCCTCGGCGTGGTGCACGCGCCCTACCTGCGGGTGCTCGACGCGATGACCGCGGACGGTGCGTCGATGGTGATCGCCGGCCACACCCACGGCGGCCAGATATGCGTGCCCTGGTACGGGGCGCTGGTCACCAACTGCGACCTCGGCACCGACCGGGTGAAGGGCTTGTCGCGCTGGTGGTCGGGGGCCGACAACGCGCCCAGCGCGCAGGCTCCGGACGACGCCGCCTGGCTGCACGTTTCCGCTGGTCTCGGGCACAACAAGTACACGCCTATCCGCCTCGCCTGTCGGCCCGAAGCGACCCTGATGACGCTCGTGCCGGCGTCGCGCTGA
- a CDS encoding GatB/YqeY domain-containing protein, protein MTLKQTLQSDLNQAMKARDKVAAGTLRMALAAITNAEVAGDTAKELSDDEMLKVVTKEAKKRKEAAEAYDGAGRSELAEQERAELAVLEKYLPAQLSDAELDQMVAEAVAETGATNMGAMGNVMKILQPKIAGRADGGKVAAAVKRALSS, encoded by the coding sequence ATGACGCTCAAGCAGACCCTCCAATCCGACCTCAACCAGGCGATGAAGGCGCGCGACAAGGTCGCCGCCGGCACCCTGCGCATGGCCCTCGCCGCGATCACCAACGCCGAGGTCGCCGGCGACACCGCCAAGGAGCTGAGCGACGACGAGATGCTGAAGGTCGTCACCAAGGAGGCCAAGAAGCGCAAGGAGGCCGCCGAGGCCTACGACGGCGCCGGACGCAGCGAACTCGCCGAGCAGGAGCGGGCCGAGCTCGCGGTGCTCGAGAAGTACCTCCCGGCGCAGCTGTCCGACGCCGAACTCGACCAGATGGTCGCCGAGGCGGTCGCCGAGACCGGCGCCACCAACATGGGCGCGATGGGCAACGTCATGAAGATCCTCCAGCCGAAGATCGCCGGCCGGGCCGACGGCGGCAAGGTGGCCGCAGCGGTGAAGCGCGCCCTGTCGTCCTGA
- a CDS encoding penicillin-binding protein codes for MRQTSRIASVMSLLGGFVAVAMTMGLLTAGLVIPAVGVAGQATNNGIKLFNQMPSDFQMNPLAQQSRILAADGTTIGTPFNENRIVVPLNKIAPVMQHAQVAIEDERFYEHGGVDPRGLLRAISSNVMSGGTQGASTLTQQYVKVAIQNQALAAGNKDAAANAVARSGMQGYVRKLQELKYAVTLEQKYSKQQILDGYLNLVYFGDQQYGVEAASLHYFGVHASQLTLPMAATLAGVVNAPGVTDPINNPEAATTRRNQVLGKMYQQGYISYKEYTDATNHDLKSDLKVTNISSSCASSKYPYFCYYVYDWLLGEPSLGATRKEREAKLKGGGLTIQTSFDPKLAAILDKQIKAKVPVNNSAGIQSAAIVVQPGTGLVLASSQNTSYSNNTGSGRTAINYTVPSNMGGGQGFTIGSTAKFFAVIDAVKNGWTMDSEINVPPMNGRDERGSYREFTNKDFPGECGLGRSEIWKVPNSEEDEGSGPMSLEDATKMSVNVAFAQLVSQLGACNVRQTMIDFGLKQGNGEAVNKAPSGIVLGSEPVTALDLANAYATIAADGKYCAPRPVKAIIDANGKQVKITGAQCKQLVSKDVARTVTKIFEGVLGKGGTAATSALANGRPAAGKTGTVDSATQSWFVGYTPQLTTAVWVGHADNEKPLKDVKIGNTFYKGYLYGGTVAAPIWKAVMDEALKGQPKTNFPEPSEAALNANRATVPNVVGQRPDNARSMLESAGFKVQEGSAQDSRMYAGRIAFTSPSSGSKAAKGSTVTMYPSTGRAAYVAPSSSVQAAAPRRTQATSRSTTAPKPSSTSAPKPSSTSAKPSSTSAPKPSSTSAKPSSTSAKPSSTKADKPKATASSSK; via the coding sequence ATGCGTCAAACCTCCCGCATTGCCAGCGTCATGTCGCTCCTCGGCGGCTTCGTCGCGGTCGCCATGACGATGGGCCTGCTCACTGCCGGGCTCGTCATTCCCGCAGTCGGCGTCGCGGGACAAGCGACCAACAACGGCATCAAGTTGTTCAACCAGATGCCCAGCGACTTCCAGATGAACCCGCTCGCGCAGCAGTCGCGCATCCTCGCGGCCGACGGCACCACCATCGGCACGCCGTTCAACGAGAACCGCATCGTGGTGCCGTTGAACAAGATCGCGCCGGTCATGCAGCACGCACAGGTGGCGATCGAGGACGAACGCTTCTACGAGCACGGCGGTGTCGACCCCCGGGGTCTGCTGCGCGCGATCAGCTCGAACGTGATGAGCGGCGGCACCCAGGGTGCCTCGACGCTGACCCAGCAGTACGTGAAGGTCGCGATCCAGAACCAGGCGCTGGCGGCCGGCAACAAGGACGCCGCGGCGAACGCGGTGGCCCGCTCCGGCATGCAGGGTTACGTGCGCAAGCTGCAGGAGCTGAAGTACGCCGTCACCCTGGAGCAGAAGTACTCCAAGCAGCAGATCCTCGACGGTTACCTCAACCTCGTCTACTTCGGTGACCAGCAGTACGGCGTGGAGGCCGCGTCGCTGCACTACTTCGGTGTGCACGCCTCGCAGCTGACGCTGCCGATGGCCGCGACCCTCGCCGGTGTCGTCAACGCCCCGGGCGTCACCGACCCGATCAACAACCCCGAGGCGGCCACCACCCGGCGCAACCAGGTGCTCGGCAAGATGTACCAACAGGGCTACATCTCCTACAAGGAGTACACCGACGCCACCAACCACGACCTGAAGTCCGACCTCAAGGTCACCAACATCAGCAGTTCGTGCGCCAGCTCGAAGTACCCCTACTTCTGCTACTACGTCTACGACTGGCTGCTGGGCGAGCCGTCGCTCGGCGCCACCCGCAAGGAGCGCGAGGCGAAGCTGAAGGGCGGCGGCCTGACGATCCAGACCTCGTTCGACCCCAAGCTCGCCGCGATCCTCGACAAGCAGATCAAGGCCAAGGTGCCGGTCAACAACTCGGCCGGCATCCAGTCGGCGGCGATCGTGGTGCAGCCGGGCACCGGCCTGGTGCTGGCCTCGAGCCAGAACACCTCCTACAGCAACAACACCGGCAGCGGCCGGACGGCGATCAACTACACGGTGCCGTCGAACATGGGCGGCGGCCAGGGCTTCACCATCGGGTCGACCGCTAAGTTCTTCGCCGTCATCGACGCCGTGAAGAACGGTTGGACGATGGACAGCGAGATCAACGTGCCGCCGATGAACGGCCGCGACGAGCGCGGTTCCTACCGTGAGTTCACCAACAAGGACTTCCCGGGCGAGTGCGGCCTGGGCCGCAGCGAGATCTGGAAGGTGCCGAACTCAGAGGAGGACGAGGGCTCCGGCCCGATGTCCCTCGAGGACGCCACCAAGATGTCGGTCAACGTCGCGTTCGCCCAGCTCGTGTCGCAGCTCGGCGCCTGCAACGTGCGACAGACGATGATCGACTTCGGGCTCAAGCAGGGCAATGGCGAGGCCGTGAACAAGGCACCGTCCGGCATCGTGTTGGGCTCGGAGCCCGTGACCGCCCTCGACCTGGCCAACGCCTACGCCACCATCGCCGCCGACGGCAAGTACTGCGCACCGCGTCCGGTGAAGGCGATCATCGACGCGAACGGCAAGCAGGTGAAGATCACCGGTGCACAGTGCAAGCAGTTGGTGTCCAAGGACGTCGCGCGCACCGTCACCAAGATCTTCGAAGGCGTGCTCGGCAAGGGCGGTACGGCAGCCACGTCCGCCCTGGCGAACGGTCGTCCGGCGGCCGGCAAGACCGGCACCGTCGACAGCGCCACGCAGAGCTGGTTCGTCGGTTACACCCCGCAGCTGACCACCGCCGTCTGGGTCGGCCACGCCGACAACGAGAAGCCGCTCAAGGACGTCAAGATCGGCAACACGTTCTACAAGGGCTACCTCTACGGTGGCACGGTCGCCGCGCCGATCTGGAAGGCGGTCATGGACGAGGCGCTCAAGGGCCAGCCGAAGACCAACTTCCCGGAGCCGTCCGAGGCGGCGCTCAACGCCAACCGTGCGACGGTGCCGAATGTCGTGGGCCAGCGGCCTGACAACGCGCGGTCGATGCTGGAGTCGGCCGGCTTCAAGGTGCAGGAGGGGTCGGCGCAGGACTCCCGGATGTACGCGGGGCGGATCGCGTTCACCTCGCCGTCCTCGGGGAGCAAGGCCGCCAAGGGTTCGACCGTGACGATGTACCCGAGCACCGGACGCGCAGCGTACGTCGCGCCGTCGAGCTCGGTGCAGGCCGCCGCGCCGCGGCGCACCCAAGCGACGTCCCGGTCGACCACGGCCCCGAAGCCGAGTTCGACGTCGGCGCCCAAGCCGAGCTCGACGTCCGCCAAGCCGAGTTCGACCTCGGCACCCAAGCCGAGCTCGACGAGCGCGAAGCCGAGCTCGACGAGCGCGAAGCCGAGTTCGACGAAGGCCGACAAGCCCAAGGCGACGGCGAGTTCGAGCAAGTAG
- a CDS encoding WhiB family transcriptional regulator yields the protein MSVVAPESSLWDVNWAGRASCRVGSPDDLFAKGAAQQTAKVICQRCPVVAECLADALDNRTEYGVWGGMTERERRALLRRRPDVKSWAQLFKAARADALRDN from the coding sequence GTGAGCGTTGTTGCACCGGAGAGTTCGTTGTGGGACGTCAACTGGGCGGGGCGTGCATCCTGCCGCGTCGGCAGCCCTGACGACCTATTCGCCAAAGGGGCGGCCCAGCAGACCGCCAAGGTCATCTGTCAGCGGTGCCCGGTCGTGGCCGAGTGCCTCGCCGACGCTCTCGACAACCGCACCGAGTACGGCGTGTGGGGCGGCATGACCGAGCGGGAGCGCCGTGCGCTCCTTCGTCGCCGGCCCGACGTGAAGTCGTGGGCGCAGCTGTTCAAGGCCGCCCGCGCAGACGCCCTGCGCGACAACTGA